The Procambarus clarkii isolate CNS0578487 chromosome 46, FALCON_Pclarkii_2.0, whole genome shotgun sequence genome includes a region encoding these proteins:
- the LOC138350608 gene encoding uncharacterized protein, with protein sequence MFSIMPVDFNRLRYELAVTKAGRDALASVFMWSYRGTFPVVTYLKQDLGYTNAQYKHDFDAHQRDKLQASSDAATSDVTLLYKLLQRVCGLAEMNDPAWTTPGPQGPSLEHLIYSLKQHRNTLAHDNVRMTEQDLKNKLTDLTDLMTKMLVEAGNKWRIDRQDVDKASRDATEYIDGLRAKIREPLDPSEMDYLAQLHQDIKVFKSHITEEVKQMSKQELTEGYKLLYQIVPAPWLLLNINYNPSRAFTRLRLLENPVIGARPSHAAKGQDINYEDILSMRREDGRAPQCVLLTGEGGMGKTTLLKLILEKWVEDPAAIRHLGTVDLVFYVQCRDTHLNTFNDLLCQLLPQTLRDSDTDFQLFKEIILSLNILVLIDGYDEVNDHSGRLVKELLHLPGKDVRLVITTRPGWDQQLSQLVPHTRPRCNILVLGITPERRVEFAKRTIKVLVEEESQRSDITGRFTQRLEQMSQFLGEYLKTPLTLTFLELLCVEAPEEFNNLTTNTQVYEKIHDFITNKLVSRLTAKHVTEPKGKCDENVKKFLRFLEEISLRGIQRQEYDLWPETEAEIREKCDTLGLPQEEVLSNYFARTSYRRGLNVVWVFGYFHARYQEYCASRGLVALLLRAEQDRSDPASHRVSGVRSLIIDLLVDVVRKEKRSLGDHLKGSKFDISDVQQEFKERPRWQNILLSTTGVLCARGVEHRFITHIIDLCEMVTPETDELLKHVAESRESEQVIQAVCEKLRTQPWWAIRSVDSWVFLPLVLKKVTPKNIYLVIKDAPHLKQCLSTLSVLAKMKVTVSLDLEYFEYRLFSKYFEIPKQCLERLTAPGSKCTLEKFHGDLSEAAIPLLPHTLKTLILHLTPQQLPALIRHLPHLPHLQTLDITLDDTGYVDSDTLDILPHQGRILNLTIRRDLTDDDPAIDWCCRLAAQLCPPSGEGYSFLHFRDTRLTSTY encoded by the exons ATGTTCTCCATAATGCCAGTAGATTTTAACAGACTGCGGTATGAACTGGCTGTGACTAAGGCAGGACGAGACGCGCTAGCAAGTGTGTTTATGTGGTCGTACCGGGGCACCTTCCCAGTAGTGACTTACCTCAAGCAGGACTTGGGGTACACCAATGCTCAGTACAAGCATGACTTCGATGCTCACCAGAGGGATAAACTACAAGCTTCCTCCGACGCGGCAACTTCTGACGTCACCCTGTTGTATAAACTCCTGCaacgtgtgtgtggtctggctgaGATGAATGACCCCGCGTGGACCACTCCAGGGCctcagggaccatcacttgaacacCTCATTTACAGCCTGAAGCAACACCGAAACACGTTGGCCCATGATAATGTGAGAATGACGGAGCAAGACCTGAAGAATAAGCTGACGGATCTCACAGACTTAATGACGAAGATGTTGGTTGAGGCCGGCAACAAGTGGAGGATAGACCGCCAGGATGTGGACAAGGCGAGCAGAGATGCCACAGAGTATATTGATGGACTGCGAGCAAAGATCAGAGAGCCGCTGGATCCCTCAGAGATGGATTATTTAGCTCAGCTCCACCAGGATATTAAGGTGTTCAAAAGCCACATCACAGAAGAGGTTAAACAGATGAGCAAGCAGGAGCTAACTGAAGGGTATAAACTGCTGTACCAGATTGTTCCCGCACCCTGGCTCCTCCTCAACATTAACTACAACCCAAGTCGTGCTTTTACACGACTACGACTCCTTGAAAATCCCGTCATAGGGGCAAGACCCTCCCATGCTGCCAAGGGTCAGGATATAAACTATGAAGACATCTTGAGTATGAGACGAGAGGACGGAAGAGCCCCTCAGTGTGTCCTCCTGACGGGGGAAGGTGGTATGGGCAAGACAACTttactcaagctcatcctcgagaaGTGGGTAGAGGACCCTGCTGCCATACGTCACCTGGGCACTGTGGACCTCGTTTTCTATGTACAGTGCAGGGACACACATCTTAATACCTTCAATGATCTCCTCTGCCAGTTGCTGCCTCAAACACTTCGTGATTCTGACACTGATTTCCAGCTGTTTAAGGAGATAATCTTGAGCTTAAATATATTAGTCCTGATTGACGGCTACGACGAGGTCAACGACCATTCAGGAAGGCTGGTGAAGGAGCTGTTGCACCTGCCTGGCAAGGATGTGAGGTTGGTGATAACCACACGGCCGGGGTGGGACCAACAACTGTCACAGCTCgtcccacacaccagacctcgctgcaacatcctcgtcttgggcatcactccagaacgtcgcgtggagttcgccaagagaaccatcaaggtgctggtggaggaagagagCCAACGGAGTGACATCACAGGGAGGTTTACCCAGCGGCTGGAGCAGATGAGTCAGttcctgggtgagtacctcaaAACTCCACTCACCTTGACCTTTTTGGAGCTGCTGTGTGTCGAGGCTCCAGAAGAAtttaacaacctcaccacaaacACTCAAGTCTACGAGAAGATTCATGACTTCATAACCAACAAACTGGTGTCCAGACTCACAGCCAAACACGTGACCGAACCCAAAGGAAAATGTGACGAAAATGTGAAAAAGTTTTTGAGGTTCTTAGAAGAGATTAGtttaagagggatccagaggcaggAATACGACCTTTGGCCGGAGACGGAAGCGGAGATTAGGGagaagtgtgacactctgggactgccgcaggaggaggtcttgtccaactatttcgcaagaaccagctaccgtcggggcctcaatgtggtgtgggtgtttggctattttcacgccaggtaccaggagtattgTGCCAGCAGGGGGCTGGTCGCTCTCTTGTTGAGGGCTGAGCAAGACCGAAGTGATCCAGCATCACACCGTGTGTCAGGGGTAAGGTCTTTAATCATTGACCTCTTGGTGGATGTTGTACGTAAGGAAAAACGCTCCTTGGGAGATCACCTGAAAGGGTCAAAGTTTGATATTAGCGACGTGCAACAAGAGTTTAAGGAGCGCCCCAGATGGCAGAACATTTTACTCAGCACTACCGGGGTGCTGTGTGCCCGGGGAGTAGAGCACAGGTTCATTACTCACATAATTGACCTGTGCGAGATGGTTACACCTGAGACTGACGAGCTGTTGAAGCATGTAGCAGAGTCCCGCGAGAGTGAGCAAGTCATCCAAGCCGTGTGTGAGAAGCTGCGTACACAACCCTGGTGGGCAATACGGAGTGTTGACTCGTGGGTTTTCCTGCCGCTTGTTCTTAAGAAGGTGACACCTAAGAATATTTACCTAGTCATAAAGGATGCACCCCATCTAAAGCAGTGTCTGTCTACACTGTCAGTGCTGGCAAAAATGAAGGTAACCGTATCCTTAGAtcttgaatattttgaatatAGATTATTCAGCAAATATTTTGAGATACCAAAACAATGTTTGGAGAGGCTGACAGCCCCCGGCAGTAAGTGTACCTTAGAGAAGTTTCATGGTGACTTGTCTGAGGCAGCCatacccctcctgcctcacaccctcAAGACCCTCATCCTGCACCTCACACCACAGCAACTGCCCGCCCTCATCCGTCACCTGcctcaccttcctcacctgcAGACTCTTG ACATTACCCTGGAcgacacgggctacgtggactcgGACACCCTGGACATTCTGCCGCACCAGGGAAGGATACTCAACCTGACCATCAGGCGGGACCTCACTGATGACGACCCCGCCATAGACTGGTGCTGCCGCCTGGCGGCTCAGCTGTGTCCTCCCTCAGGAGAAGGGTACAGTTTCCTGCACTTCCGGGACACGCGTCTCACCAGTACGTATTAG